In Pseudomonas fluorescens, one genomic interval encodes:
- the eco gene encoding serine protease inhibitor ecotin — protein sequence MGSLRARATIGLLVAGLSTLAHAAKLEDVAPYPKAENGFTRQVIYLPKQDQEENFQVEVLAGKTLEVDCNRQRLGGALDEKNLEGWGYPFYRLEKVIGPMSTMMACPPGTAKKRAFVPVVGDGFMLRYNSKLPLVIYAPKDVEVRYRIWSASDKVGTAIAE from the coding sequence ATGGGTTCTTTACGCGCTCGCGCGACAATCGGTCTGCTCGTTGCTGGCCTGTCTACCCTCGCCCACGCGGCCAAACTCGAAGACGTCGCGCCGTATCCCAAGGCGGAAAACGGCTTCACCCGCCAAGTCATCTACCTGCCCAAACAGGATCAGGAGGAGAACTTCCAGGTTGAAGTTCTCGCCGGCAAAACCCTGGAAGTCGACTGCAATCGCCAGCGCCTGGGCGGCGCTCTGGACGAGAAAAACCTCGAAGGCTGGGGCTATCCGTTCTACCGCCTGGAAAAAGTCATCGGCCCGATGAGTACCATGATGGCCTGCCCACCCGGCACCGCAAAGAAACGCGCCTTTGTCCCGGTTGTCGGTGACGGCTTCATGCTGCGCTACAACAGCAAGCTGCCACTGGTGATCTACGCCCCGAAAGATGTCGAGGTGCGCTATCGCATCTGGTCGGCTTCGGACAAGGTCGGCACTGCCATTGCGGAATGA
- a CDS encoding DUF2834 domain-containing protein, with amino-acid sequence MMSVALPLTALIAFTGYTVSVMLQAEQSLIDFGISLMSRPDTAQVVIDLYLLATLAGVWMVKDARARGMSIWSVVPYLLLTAVFVSIGPLLYLVVRGVRERRKVIVPDPAG; translated from the coding sequence ATGATGTCTGTCGCCCTGCCCCTCACTGCGTTGATTGCGTTTACTGGCTACACCGTATCGGTGATGCTCCAGGCCGAACAGTCGTTGATCGACTTCGGTATCAGCCTGATGTCGCGTCCGGACACGGCGCAGGTGGTGATTGATCTGTATCTGCTGGCGACGCTGGCCGGGGTATGGATGGTCAAGGATGCGCGAGCGCGAGGAATGTCGATCTGGTCGGTGGTGCCGTATCTGTTGCTGACGGCGGTGTTTGTGTCGATTGGGCCGTTGTTGTATCTGGTGGTGCGTGGGGTTCGGGAGCGCCGGAAAGTGATTGTGCCAGATCCAGCGGGCTGA
- a CDS encoding DUF1652 domain-containing protein — MFLSALELRNIIESSFLPKRCQCTLSPDLSMTVKVFGDHQTDQVDLHVSGIDASHLNGCREINELIAGLRSDLAQQTTPQHYSPRSRAL; from the coding sequence ATGTTTCTGTCTGCCTTGGAACTACGCAATATCATTGAAAGCAGTTTTCTCCCTAAACGCTGCCAGTGCACGCTGTCGCCAGACCTGTCGATGACCGTCAAGGTCTTCGGTGACCACCAGACTGACCAGGTTGATCTGCACGTCAGCGGTATCGACGCCAGCCATCTCAATGGCTGTCGCGAGATCAATGAACTGATTGCCGGCCTGCGTTCGGATCTGGCGCAACAAACCACACCACAGCATTACAGTCCTCGCTCCAGAGCGCTTTAA
- a CDS encoding RimK family protein, translating into MSAVQGHWREVSEQSLPAATFLNPAIRTSSQVLIIVERKEDWASYFPSEDIVTAQEYLEQTRDSEPGKRVQVINLCRSYKYLGHGYYCSLLAEARGHKVIPSVRTISELTKKSLYGLALDDLDKTLEKALSHHLYSDTEGFTLTLYFGKTHIEPLQDLARQLFEVFPCPILLVEFRRTNGWHIEGIKSGALHKLRDDQEDQFANALDGFSRKVWRAPRSPQVARYDLAILHDPQEALPPSNAKALENFVRVGKRMGIDVELIERRDYARIAEYDGLLIRETTSVDNHTYRFAKKAESEGLVVMDDPTSILRCTNKVYLTDLLNSHQLGMPATEILYKERPEDFERVGERLGFPLVLKIPDGCFSRGVIKVESQQALLEATAELFEHSVLLLAQEFFYTEYDWRIGVLNRKPIFACQYFMSKGHWQIYNHKAKGQDINGECRTLAVHEAPRAVVELAVKTANLIGDGLYGVDLKQAGDKVVVIEVNDNPNLDAGIEDAYLQDDLYSLVLEEFVRRLELKRRGQAW; encoded by the coding sequence ATGTCAGCGGTACAGGGTCATTGGCGCGAAGTATCCGAGCAAAGTTTGCCGGCGGCAACTTTTTTAAATCCAGCCATCAGAACTTCCAGTCAAGTGTTGATTATCGTCGAACGCAAGGAAGACTGGGCCTCCTACTTTCCCAGCGAGGACATCGTCACGGCTCAGGAATACCTCGAGCAAACCCGTGACAGCGAGCCGGGCAAGCGGGTGCAGGTGATCAATCTGTGCCGCAGCTACAAGTACCTGGGCCACGGTTACTACTGCTCGCTGCTGGCTGAAGCCCGCGGCCACAAGGTGATTCCATCGGTACGTACCATCAGCGAGCTGACGAAAAAATCACTTTACGGTCTGGCACTGGACGATCTCGATAAAACCCTGGAAAAGGCCCTCAGTCATCACCTTTACAGCGATACCGAAGGTTTCACCTTGACTCTTTACTTCGGCAAGACGCATATCGAGCCGCTGCAGGATCTGGCTCGACAGTTATTCGAAGTGTTTCCTTGTCCGATCCTGTTAGTTGAGTTTCGTCGAACTAACGGTTGGCACATCGAAGGCATAAAGTCCGGCGCTCTGCACAAGTTGCGTGATGACCAAGAAGATCAGTTCGCCAATGCGCTGGACGGCTTCAGCCGTAAAGTCTGGCGGGCGCCACGCTCGCCACAAGTGGCGCGTTACGACCTGGCGATCCTGCACGATCCGCAGGAAGCCTTGCCGCCATCCAACGCCAAGGCACTGGAAAACTTCGTGCGGGTCGGCAAACGCATGGGCATCGACGTCGAACTGATCGAGCGCAGGGATTATGCGCGGATCGCCGAGTACGACGGCTTGCTGATCCGCGAGACCACCAGCGTCGACAACCACACCTATCGCTTTGCAAAAAAAGCCGAAAGCGAAGGGCTGGTGGTCATGGATGATCCGACGTCGATCCTGCGCTGCACCAACAAGGTGTATCTGACCGACCTGCTCAACAGCCACCAACTGGGCATGCCCGCCACCGAAATTCTCTACAAGGAACGACCGGAAGACTTCGAGCGGGTCGGCGAACGCCTCGGTTTTCCGCTGGTGCTGAAGATCCCCGACGGCTGTTTTTCTCGCGGAGTGATCAAGGTCGAAAGCCAGCAGGCGTTGCTCGAAGCCACCGCCGAACTGTTCGAGCACTCAGTGTTGCTGCTGGCTCAGGAGTTTTTCTACACCGAGTACGACTGGCGCATCGGCGTGCTCAACCGCAAACCGATCTTCGCCTGCCAATACTTCATGTCCAAGGGACACTGGCAAATCTACAACCACAAAGCCAAGGGCCAGGACATCAACGGCGAGTGTCGCACCCTGGCCGTGCACGAGGCGCCGCGAGCGGTGGTGGAACTGGCGGTCAAGACCGCCAACCTGATCGGCGATGGCCTCTACGGCGTGGACCTGAAACAGGCCGGCGACAAAGTGGTAGTAATCGAGGTCAACGATAACCCGAACCTCGACGCCGGCATTGAAGACGCCTACTTGCAGGACGATCTGTATTCACTGGTGCTGGAGGAGTTCGTGCGACGGCTGGAGCTCAAGCGTCGCGGCCAGGCCTGGTGA
- a CDS encoding NIPSNAP family protein translates to MITCHVRYVIDPYQLTEFEAYATAWLGIVERLGGTHHGYFLPSEGASNIAYCLFSFPSLADYESYRHIALTDPESTALVESLVQKKFIVSYERSFLRPLLP, encoded by the coding sequence TTGATTACCTGCCATGTGCGATACGTGATCGATCCGTACCAATTGACCGAGTTCGAGGCCTACGCCACGGCCTGGCTGGGCATCGTCGAGCGCTTGGGCGGCACGCATCACGGCTATTTCCTGCCCTCCGAGGGCGCGAGCAACATCGCTTATTGCCTGTTCAGCTTTCCCTCGCTGGCCGATTACGAAAGCTACCGGCACATCGCGCTGACCGACCCGGAAAGCACGGCGCTGGTGGAATCACTGGTGCAGAAGAAATTCATCGTCAGCTACGAGCGCAGTTTCCTGCGCCCACTGCTGCCCTGA
- the rimI gene encoding ribosomal protein S18-alanine N-acetyltransferase, whose amino-acid sequence MSAVFRLAVVEDLPALLALEMQCFTTDRLTSRSFQWMITRAHAQLMVAEIDGRLLGYALVLFHRGTSLARLYSIAIAGEARGSGLGKQLLQRIEACAVEHDCAYLRLEVRIDNPTAIALYERNGYRRFALIHDYYEDHADALRLEKRIVQHRDSRNIKVPYYPQTTEFTCGPACLLMAMGALQPERLLERREELQIWREATTVFMTSGHGGCSPQGLALAAWRRGFKVRLQLSMAGPLFLDGVRDEHKKDVMRLVHEEFTAQMHETDIDRQIGTHLDLPKLLQAGGQPLVLISSYRLTRSKSPHWVMVTDCDEDFVYLHDPDVDHSQHRQPMDCQHVPVSHGEFEKMSRFGRGKLRAAVVLYARATPTIVTL is encoded by the coding sequence ATGAGTGCTGTTTTTCGTTTGGCGGTAGTTGAAGATCTGCCAGCGTTGCTGGCCCTGGAAATGCAATGTTTCACCACCGACCGGCTCACCAGCCGCAGCTTTCAGTGGATGATCACCCGCGCCCACGCGCAGCTAATGGTCGCCGAGATCGACGGTCGATTGCTCGGCTACGCACTGGTGCTGTTTCATCGCGGCACCTCGCTGGCGCGCCTGTACTCGATCGCCATTGCCGGGGAAGCTCGCGGCAGCGGATTGGGCAAACAGTTGCTGCAACGTATCGAGGCCTGCGCCGTCGAGCATGACTGCGCATACCTGCGCCTGGAAGTGCGTATCGACAACCCCACCGCCATCGCGCTTTACGAGCGCAACGGCTACCGACGCTTTGCGTTGATTCACGATTACTACGAAGACCACGCCGATGCGTTGCGTCTGGAAAAGCGCATTGTTCAGCACCGTGATTCGCGCAACATCAAGGTGCCCTATTACCCGCAAACCACTGAGTTCACCTGTGGCCCGGCTTGCCTGCTGATGGCCATGGGCGCGCTGCAACCTGAGCGCTTGCTGGAGCGGCGTGAGGAATTGCAGATCTGGCGTGAAGCGACCACGGTGTTCATGACCTCCGGCCATGGTGGCTGCAGCCCCCAGGGCTTGGCACTGGCGGCCTGGCGACGGGGTTTTAAGGTGCGTTTGCAGCTGAGTATGGCCGGGCCATTGTTCCTCGATGGCGTGCGCGATGAGCATAAAAAAGACGTCATGCGCCTGGTGCACGAGGAGTTCACTGCGCAAATGCACGAAACCGACATCGATCGGCAGATTGGCACCCACCTGGATTTGCCGAAGTTGTTACAGGCTGGCGGACAGCCTCTGGTGCTGATCAGCAGCTATCGCCTGACCCGCTCCAAATCACCGCATTGGGTCATGGTGACCGACTGCGATGAAGACTTTGTGTATCTGCACGATCCGGATGTCGATCACAGCCAGCATCGTCAGCCGATGGACTGCCAGCATGTGCCGGTCAGCCATGGCGAGTTTGAGAAGATGAGCCGGTTTGGGCGTGGCAAATTGCGCGCGGCGGTGGTTTTGTATGCCCGCGCTACGCCAACTATCGTTACGCTCTAG
- a CDS encoding magnesium transporter CorA family protein, giving the protein MISSFALSHGALQRVERLDAEVMLFSNPDAAERDLLHSHYKVDEHALASALDPDEVSRIEFHPDHLFLIWKRPENYSGGGSLAFEVSSCGLLFAPGQLLVIATDDTPLHGIGTRQPLNAPLDVLLDLLFNNIHHYLGHLKVIKLVARELQQKFNASMQNQHLVQMFNLSESLIYYINALHSNGAVLTRLRNHAEKQHFGSEAIGLIDDLIIENNQCYKQAEIYSTVFSGLIDARGNLMNNSMNNLLRKLTLINVVFLPLNLIASIGGMSEFSMMTAGTPWWISYPLFLLVMLLGAGGMLLGLRRLAQ; this is encoded by the coding sequence ATGATCAGCAGTTTCGCATTGAGTCATGGCGCGCTGCAGCGGGTCGAGCGGCTGGACGCCGAGGTGATGCTGTTCAGCAATCCCGATGCGGCCGAGCGCGATTTGCTGCACAGCCACTACAAGGTCGACGAACACGCGTTGGCCTCGGCGCTGGACCCGGACGAGGTTTCGCGAATCGAGTTTCACCCCGATCACTTGTTCCTGATCTGGAAACGTCCGGAAAACTATTCCGGCGGTGGCAGCCTGGCGTTTGAGGTGTCGTCCTGCGGCCTGCTGTTCGCGCCCGGGCAACTGCTGGTGATCGCCACCGACGACACGCCGCTGCACGGCATCGGCACGCGCCAGCCGCTCAATGCACCGCTGGATGTGCTGCTCGATTTGCTGTTCAACAACATCCATCACTACCTCGGCCATCTGAAGGTGATCAAACTGGTGGCCCGCGAGCTTCAACAGAAATTCAACGCCTCGATGCAGAACCAGCATCTGGTGCAGATGTTCAACCTCAGCGAAAGCCTGATCTATTACATAAATGCTCTGCACAGCAACGGCGCGGTGCTGACGCGGCTGCGCAATCACGCGGAAAAACAGCATTTCGGCAGTGAAGCGATCGGGCTGATCGACGACCTGATCATCGAGAATAACCAGTGCTACAAGCAGGCGGAGATCTACTCCACGGTGTTCTCGGGGCTGATCGATGCGCGCGGCAACTTGATGAATAACAGCATGAACAACCTGCTGCGCAAGTTGACGTTGATCAACGTGGTGTTTCTGCCGTTGAACCTGATTGCGAGCATTGGCGGGATGTCCGAGTTCAGCATGATGACGGCAGGCACGCCGTGGTGGATTTCTTACCCGTTGTTTCTGCTGGTGATGTTGTTGGGGGCGGGGGGGATGTTGTTGGGGCTGCGGCGGCTGGCCCAGTGA
- the lpxO gene encoding lipid A hydroxylase LpxO, producing the protein MKLIIAAIYVISIAYVHLRGRVRHKLGRQLSDHSTFLAPINCFLYLFSKKPNKPYLDPSEFPDLSPLQAHWEEIRQEGQNLLRAGEIKRSNQYDDVGFNSFFKSGWKRFYLKWYGESHPSAMKLCPRTTELVQSIGSIKAAMFAELPPGSKLVRHRDPYAGSYRYHLGLDTPNDAGCYINVDGESYHWRDGEAVMFDETYIHYAENTTDKNRIILFCDIERPMKYRWAAAFNSWFSRTVMSAAGAPNDAGDRTGGINRLFTKIYKVRLRGKELKKRNRARYYMEKWAIFGGLLAIFILI; encoded by the coding sequence GTGAAACTCATCATTGCCGCTATTTATGTCATTTCGATTGCATACGTTCACCTTCGTGGACGTGTGCGTCACAAACTGGGCCGTCAACTGAGCGATCACTCGACGTTTCTGGCCCCGATCAACTGCTTCCTTTACCTGTTTTCGAAGAAGCCGAACAAACCGTATCTCGATCCGTCCGAGTTTCCGGACCTGAGCCCGTTGCAGGCGCATTGGGAAGAAATTCGCCAGGAAGGGCAGAACCTGCTGCGCGCCGGTGAGATCAAGCGCTCGAATCAGTACGATGACGTCGGTTTCAATTCGTTCTTCAAAAGTGGATGGAAGCGTTTCTACTTGAAATGGTACGGCGAGAGCCATCCGTCGGCGATGAAGCTGTGCCCGCGCACCACTGAGTTGGTGCAGAGCATCGGTTCGATCAAGGCGGCGATGTTCGCCGAGCTGCCACCTGGGTCGAAACTGGTTCGCCACCGTGACCCGTATGCCGGTTCGTACCGCTACCACCTTGGTCTCGATACGCCGAATGATGCCGGTTGCTACATCAATGTCGACGGCGAGAGCTACCACTGGCGCGACGGTGAAGCGGTGATGTTTGATGAGACTTACATCCACTACGCCGAAAACACCACCGACAAGAACCGCATCATCCTGTTCTGCGACATCGAGCGCCCGATGAAATATCGCTGGGCGGCGGCGTTCAACAGCTGGTTCAGCCGTACCGTGATGTCCGCGGCCGGTGCGCCGAATGACGCCGGTGACCGCACCGGTGGGATCAATCGCCTGTTTACCAAAATCTACAAGGTTCGCCTGCGTGGTAAAGAGCTGAAAAAGCGTAATCGTGCGCGTTACTACATGGAGAAGTGGGCGATTTTCGGCGGTTTGCTGGCGATCTTCATTTTGATCTGA
- a CDS encoding PQQ-dependent sugar dehydrogenase — MLRKTLLATLCASALISAPAFAAAPQELQSEQGTLEVTTVTQGLQHPWALAFLPDRQGMLVTERPGTLRLITADGKRSEPISGVPKVWAKGQGGLLDVVLSPDFKQDRLVYLSYAEGGGAGDKAGTAVGRGRLSDDLKTISDFKVIFRQEPKLSTGNHFGSRLVFDRDGYLFITLGENNDRPTAQDLDKLQGKVVRIFPDGKVPDDNPFVGQPGVRPEIWSYGQRNPQGAALNPWNGTIWENEHGPRGGDEVNIIERGKNYGWPLATHGINYSLQPIPEAKGKSVEGAVDPHHVWEKSPGVSGMAFYDADRFKPWQQNLFIGALVSQELIRLQFDGDKVVHEERLLGELKQRIRDVRQGPDGYLYVLTDEEEGSLYKVGLK, encoded by the coding sequence ATGTTGCGTAAAACCCTTCTAGCCACGCTGTGCGCCAGCGCGCTGATCAGCGCTCCAGCTTTCGCCGCTGCTCCACAAGAGTTGCAAAGCGAGCAGGGCACCCTTGAAGTCACCACGGTTACTCAAGGCCTTCAGCACCCTTGGGCGCTAGCGTTTCTGCCAGATCGTCAGGGCATGCTGGTGACCGAGCGGCCGGGAACCCTGCGGCTGATTACAGCCGACGGCAAGCGTTCCGAGCCCATCAGTGGCGTGCCGAAGGTCTGGGCCAAGGGCCAGGGCGGTTTGCTCGACGTGGTGCTGTCGCCGGACTTCAAACAGGATCGACTGGTCTATCTGTCCTACGCCGAGGGCGGTGGCGCCGGGGACAAGGCCGGTACGGCGGTGGGGCGTGGGCGGCTGTCGGATGACCTGAAGACGATCAGCGATTTCAAGGTGATCTTCCGTCAGGAGCCGAAACTCTCGACCGGCAACCACTTCGGCTCACGACTGGTGTTCGACCGAGACGGTTATCTGTTCATCACCCTGGGCGAAAACAACGACCGGCCGACCGCGCAGGATCTCGACAAGCTGCAGGGCAAGGTCGTGCGGATCTTCCCCGACGGCAAAGTGCCGGATGACAACCCGTTCGTGGGCCAGCCCGGTGTGCGTCCGGAGATCTGGTCGTACGGCCAGCGCAACCCGCAGGGCGCGGCGCTCAATCCGTGGAATGGCACTATCTGGGAAAACGAACACGGCCCCCGTGGCGGCGATGAGGTGAACATCATTGAGCGCGGCAAGAACTACGGTTGGCCGCTGGCGACCCACGGCATCAACTATTCGCTGCAACCGATCCCGGAAGCCAAGGGCAAGAGTGTCGAGGGTGCGGTTGATCCGCACCATGTCTGGGAGAAGTCCCCCGGTGTCAGCGGGATGGCGTTCTATGACGCTGACCGCTTCAAGCCTTGGCAGCAGAACCTGTTTATCGGCGCGCTGGTCAGTCAGGAGCTGATTCGTTTGCAGTTTGACGGGGACAAGGTGGTGCACGAGGAACGGCTGCTGGGTGAGCTGAAACAGCGGATTCGTGATGTGCGGCAGGGGCCGGATGGCTATCTGTATGTGCTGACGGATGAGGAAGAGGGTTCTTTATACAAGGTCGGCCTGAAGTAA
- a CDS encoding Ku protein: MARAIWKGAISFGLVHIPVALVSATSSHGVDFDWLDSRSMDPVGYKRVNKVTGKEVTKEHIVKGVAYEKGRYVVLSEEEIRSAHPVSTQTIDIFSFVDAEQIPLQNIDTPYYLAPDKRGGKVYALLRETLSKTNKVALARVVLHTRQYLAALMPLESALVLVKLRWPQEVRGLDELELGSEVTKPQLAKGELDMAKRLVQDMSGDWSPEDYKDEFEDKIMALVEKKAHEGKIEDVETVGGEEERKSADVIDLTELLKRSLGGKAPAKAKAKEKPASKAAPARKTKKASGA; the protein is encoded by the coding sequence ATGGCTCGGGCAATCTGGAAAGGCGCGATCAGTTTCGGACTGGTACACATCCCTGTCGCGCTGGTGTCGGCAACCTCTTCGCACGGCGTGGACTTTGACTGGCTCGACAGCCGCAGCATGGATCCGGTGGGTTATAAACGGGTAAACAAGGTCACCGGCAAGGAAGTCACCAAGGAGCACATCGTCAAAGGTGTGGCCTATGAAAAAGGTCGCTACGTAGTGCTCAGCGAGGAAGAGATCCGCTCGGCGCACCCGGTGTCGACACAGACCATCGACATTTTCTCCTTCGTCGATGCCGAGCAGATCCCGCTGCAAAACATCGATACGCCTTATTACCTGGCCCCGGACAAACGCGGCGGCAAGGTCTACGCGTTGCTGCGTGAAACATTGAGCAAAACCAACAAGGTCGCCCTCGCCCGTGTCGTCCTGCACACTCGGCAATATCTGGCGGCACTGATGCCACTGGAATCGGCATTGGTGCTGGTCAAACTGCGCTGGCCGCAGGAAGTCCGCGGCCTTGATGAGCTGGAGCTGGGCAGCGAAGTGACCAAACCGCAACTGGCCAAGGGCGAGTTGGACATGGCTAAACGTCTGGTGCAGGACATGAGCGGCGACTGGAGCCCGGAGGACTACAAGGACGAGTTTGAAGACAAGATCATGGCCCTGGTCGAGAAAAAGGCCCACGAAGGCAAGATCGAGGATGTCGAGACCGTGGGTGGCGAGGAGGAGCGCAAGTCTGCGGATGTTATCGACTTGACCGAGTTGCTTAAACGAAGCCTGGGCGGTAAAGCGCCGGCCAAAGCGAAGGCAAAAGAAAAGCCTGCCAGTAAGGCAGCCCCGGCGAGAAAGACCAAAAAGGCCTCGGGGGCGTAA